A genome region from Musa acuminata AAA Group cultivar baxijiao chromosome BXJ3-5, Cavendish_Baxijiao_AAA, whole genome shotgun sequence includes the following:
- the LOC103983688 gene encoding probable beta-1,3-galactosyltransferase 2 isoform X2 — protein MSWKSRGGEKTVSRRWTLLLCVGSFFTGLVFTNRMWMVPDAKDIIRTSKSKEHRKEVITERYYPKLMDQKEEARKILGENSTTDEDLQLLNKTISNLEMELAAARMAQESLLKRSPLAEEPKAINTSRRHKYFMVIGINTAFNSRKRRDSVRATWMPQGEKRKKLEEEKGIVIRFVIGHGATSGGILDRTIEAEDRKHGDFLRLNHVEGYLELSAKTRTYFATAVSLWDANFYVKVDDDVHVNIATLGTTLARHRLKPRVYIGCMKCGPVLARKGVKYHEPEHWKFGGVGNKYFRHATGQLYAISNELATYISINQLRGEGPGRQHLRCLI, from the exons GATGTGGATGGTGCCTGATGCAAAAGATATCATCAGAACAAGCAAGTCCAAGGAACATAGAAAAGAGGTCATTACAGAAAGATACTATCCAAAATTA ATGGACCAGAAGGAAGAGGCCAGAAAAATTCTGGGGGAGAACTCAACAACTGATGAGGATCTCCA GTTGCTAAATAAAACAATATCAAACTTAGAGATGGAGTTAGCAGCTGCAAGGATGGCACAAGAATCTTTGCTCAAGCGTTCTCCATTAGCTGAAGagccaaaggctattaacaccagTAGAAGACACAAATATTTTATGGTCATAGGAATCAATACTGCTTTTAATAGCCGTAAGAGAAGAGATTCTGTTCGTGCTACTTGGATGCCTCAAG gtgaaaaaagaaagaaacttgaAGAAGAGAAGGGCATTGTCATCCGTTTTGTTATTGGTCACGG TGCCACATCTGGTGGAATTCTGGATAGAACAATTGAGGCTGAGGACAGAAAACATGGTGATTTCTTGAGGCTG AATCATGTAGAAGGATATCTGGAATTATCAGCCAAAACAAGAACATATTTTGCTACTGCAGTTTCTTTGTGGGATGCAAACTTCTATGTTAAAGTTGATGATGATGTTCATGTAAATATAG CAACGCTGGGGACTACTTTAGCAAGGCATCGATTGAAACCACGAGTATATATTGGATGCATGAAGTGTGGCCCTGTTCTTGCCCGGAA GGGGGTGAAATATCATGAACCTGAACATTGGAAGTTTGGAGGGGTAGGCAACAAGTACTTCCGACATGCTACTGGTCAATTATATGCCATTTCGAATGAATTGGCAACCTATATATCCATAAACCA ATTGCGAGGGGAAGGCCCGGGCAGGCAACACCTGCGTTGCCTCATTTGA
- the LOC103983688 gene encoding probable beta-1,3-galactosyltransferase 2 isoform X1 yields the protein MSWKSRGGEKTVSRRWTLLLCVGSFFTGLVFTNRMWMVPDAKDIIRTSKSKEHRKEVITERYYPKLMDQKEEARKILGENSTTDEDLQLLNKTISNLEMELAAARMAQESLLKRSPLAEEPKAINTSRRHKYFMVIGINTAFNSRKRRDSVRATWMPQGEKRKKLEEEKGIVIRFVIGHGATSGGILDRTIEAEDRKHGDFLRLNHVEGYLELSAKTRTYFATAVSLWDANFYVKVDDDVHVNIATLGTTLARHRLKPRVYIGCMKCGPVLARKGVKYHEPEHWKFGGVGNKYFRHATGQLYAISNELATYISINQHILHKYANEDVSLGSWFIGLDVEHIDDRKLCCGTPPDCEGKARAGNTCVASFDWNCSGICDSVDRIKEVHRRCGENESAIWNAVF from the exons GATGTGGATGGTGCCTGATGCAAAAGATATCATCAGAACAAGCAAGTCCAAGGAACATAGAAAAGAGGTCATTACAGAAAGATACTATCCAAAATTA ATGGACCAGAAGGAAGAGGCCAGAAAAATTCTGGGGGAGAACTCAACAACTGATGAGGATCTCCA GTTGCTAAATAAAACAATATCAAACTTAGAGATGGAGTTAGCAGCTGCAAGGATGGCACAAGAATCTTTGCTCAAGCGTTCTCCATTAGCTGAAGagccaaaggctattaacaccagTAGAAGACACAAATATTTTATGGTCATAGGAATCAATACTGCTTTTAATAGCCGTAAGAGAAGAGATTCTGTTCGTGCTACTTGGATGCCTCAAG gtgaaaaaagaaagaaacttgaAGAAGAGAAGGGCATTGTCATCCGTTTTGTTATTGGTCACGG TGCCACATCTGGTGGAATTCTGGATAGAACAATTGAGGCTGAGGACAGAAAACATGGTGATTTCTTGAGGCTG AATCATGTAGAAGGATATCTGGAATTATCAGCCAAAACAAGAACATATTTTGCTACTGCAGTTTCTTTGTGGGATGCAAACTTCTATGTTAAAGTTGATGATGATGTTCATGTAAATATAG CAACGCTGGGGACTACTTTAGCAAGGCATCGATTGAAACCACGAGTATATATTGGATGCATGAAGTGTGGCCCTGTTCTTGCCCGGAA GGGGGTGAAATATCATGAACCTGAACATTGGAAGTTTGGAGGGGTAGGCAACAAGTACTTCCGACATGCTACTGGTCAATTATATGCCATTTCGAATGAATTGGCAACCTATATATCCATAAACCA GCATATACTACACAAATATGCAAACGAGGATGTGTCACTAGGATCATGGTTTATAGGATTAGATGTTGAGCACATCGATGACCGCAAACTATGCTGCGGTACCCCACCTG ATTGCGAGGGGAAGGCCCGGGCAGGCAACACCTGCGTTGCCTCATTTGATTGGAACTGCAGTGGTATCTGCGATTCCGTCGATAGAATCAAAGAAGTTCATCGACGATGTGGCGAAAATGAAAGTGCTATCTGGAATGCAGTTTTCTAA